A genomic region of Rhodospirillales bacterium contains the following coding sequences:
- a CDS encoding 2-oxoglutarate dehydrogenase E1 component, translating into MSDLPNQSFLTGTNAEYIAHLYSQYRMNAEKVDPSWRHFFDDMSDDEVSLLKELHGASWTPEEARRDRRGFGARGRGGDVDGDVVAQAAVRSGDKRDGEAALTSEEVRRATMDSVQALMMIRTYRVRGHLLANLDPLDLKEKKHYPELDPAYYGFAESDYERPIFLNGVLGMEYATLHEILDALKATYCGTIGVEFMHLVDPDEKSWVQRRIEQPHNRTDFTVNGKRAILQRLIAAEVFETFLHKKYPGTKRFGLDGGETLVPAIEQIMKRGGQLGLKEIVLGMAHRGRLNMLTNVMGKPFTAVFSEFQGMSSTPDDVLGSGDVKYHLGTSSDRDFDGNKIHLSLTANPSHLEAVDPVVIGKVRAKQVQRNDLEAKQVMPILLHGDAAFAGQGIVAETLMISDLPGYRVGGTIHIVINNQIGFTTRPQFSRSGPYPTDVAKMLAAPIFHVNGDDPEAVVHVARIATEFRQKFKKDVVIDMICYRRHGHNEGDEPAFTQPLMYKKIRSHATTRTQYANQLISEGTISAEEAKEMVDEFTNYLEEAFEATKSYKPNKADYLEGAWKGLSVAEDGDRRGKTSITKNELKALGERLVFVPKGFNLNPKLVRQMEAKVAMFQTGEGFDWATAEALAFGSLVDEGRPVRLSGQDCGRGTFSQRHAILYDQETEDKYLPLQNISPDQAKFEVHDSPLSEFAVLGFEYGFTLAEPNALVLWEAQFGDFANGAQVIIDQFISSGEGKWLRMSGLVMLLPHGYEGQGPEHSSARLERYLQSCGDDNWQVCNCTTPANYFHVLRRQMHRNFRKPLVLMTPKSLLRHKLCVSSASDFIGSSTFHRVLKDDDTGKLAADKSIKRVVLCTGKVYYDILEERRTRKLKDTVILRLEQLYPFPYGALEEELKKYPNAKVVWCQEEPRNMGAWTFVNERIEETLLRCKHKAGRPVYAGRPDAASPATGMNKRHQLEQMRLVDEALTL; encoded by the coding sequence ATGTCTGATTTACCAAACCAAAGCTTCCTGACCGGCACCAATGCTGAATATATAGCCCATCTTTACAGTCAATACCGGATGAATGCCGAAAAAGTGGACCCCAGCTGGCGACACTTTTTTGATGATATGAGCGACGATGAAGTGTCGCTTCTTAAGGAATTGCACGGGGCAAGCTGGACGCCGGAAGAAGCACGCCGTGATCGCCGTGGTTTTGGCGCGCGCGGCCGTGGCGGGGATGTCGATGGGGATGTCGTGGCGCAGGCGGCTGTGCGGTCCGGTGATAAAAGAGACGGCGAAGCAGCCCTGACTTCCGAAGAAGTACGGCGTGCGACGATGGATTCCGTGCAAGCGCTGATGATGATCCGGACTTATCGTGTGCGGGGTCATTTGCTGGCCAATCTGGATCCGCTGGATCTGAAGGAAAAGAAACATTATCCGGAACTTGATCCGGCTTATTACGGCTTTGCCGAATCCGATTATGAGCGCCCGATTTTCCTGAACGGTGTTCTGGGCATGGAATATGCCACGCTTCATGAAATTCTGGATGCGCTCAAGGCAACGTATTGCGGCACGATCGGGGTGGAATTTATGCATCTGGTCGACCCGGATGAGAAATCATGGGTGCAGCGCCGGATCGAGCAACCACACAATCGTACCGATTTTACCGTTAACGGAAAGCGGGCGATTTTACAGCGCTTGATTGCTGCGGAAGTCTTTGAAACATTCCTGCACAAAAAATATCCCGGTACCAAGCGTTTTGGTCTGGATGGCGGGGAGACCCTGGTTCCGGCGATTGAGCAGATTATGAAGCGCGGCGGGCAGTTGGGCCTTAAGGAAATCGTCCTGGGGATGGCACACCGCGGTCGTTTGAATATGCTGACCAATGTGATGGGTAAGCCGTTTACAGCGGTGTTCTCCGAATTTCAGGGGATGTCTTCGACGCCGGACGATGTTCTGGGTTCCGGGGATGTGAAGTATCACTTGGGCACATCATCGGACCGGGACTTTGACGGGAATAAAATCCATTTGTCGCTGACCGCTAACCCGTCGCACCTTGAAGCCGTCGATCCGGTTGTGATCGGGAAAGTGCGCGCCAAACAGGTGCAGCGCAACGATCTTGAAGCCAAGCAAGTCATGCCGATTTTGCTGCATGGGGACGCGGCGTTTGCCGGACAGGGAATCGTTGCGGAAACGCTGATGATCTCTGACTTGCCGGGGTATCGTGTCGGTGGGACGATCCATATCGTGATTAACAACCAGATCGGCTTTACGACCCGGCCGCAATTTTCCCGATCCGGTCCCTATCCGACGGATGTGGCGAAAATGCTGGCGGCGCCGATTTTCCATGTGAATGGCGATGACCCGGAGGCTGTCGTCCATGTGGCGCGGATCGCAACGGAATTCCGGCAGAAATTCAAAAAAGATGTGGTCATCGACATGATTTGTTATCGCCGTCATGGTCACAACGAAGGGGATGAGCCGGCCTTTACCCAGCCGCTGATGTACAAGAAAATTCGTTCGCACGCGACAACCCGGACGCAATACGCAAACCAGTTGATATCCGAAGGGACCATTTCTGCCGAAGAAGCCAAAGAGATGGTGGATGAATTCACCAACTATCTGGAAGAGGCGTTTGAAGCGACCAAGAGTTACAAGCCGAACAAGGCTGATTATCTGGAAGGGGCGTGGAAAGGGCTGAGTGTTGCCGAGGATGGTGACAGACGCGGGAAAACGTCGATCACCAAAAACGAGCTTAAGGCACTGGGGGAACGGCTGGTTTTTGTGCCGAAAGGCTTTAACCTTAATCCCAAACTGGTTCGCCAGATGGAAGCCAAGGTCGCTATGTTCCAAACCGGCGAAGGGTTCGACTGGGCAACGGCAGAAGCTCTGGCGTTTGGCTCTTTGGTTGATGAAGGGCGGCCTGTGCGGCTGTCCGGTCAGGATTGCGGGCGGGGGACGTTCTCGCAGCGTCATGCCATTCTCTACGATCAGGAAACCGAGGATAAATACCTGCCGCTTCAGAATATAAGTCCCGATCAGGCCAAGTTCGAAGTGCATGACAGCCCGCTATCGGAATTTGCCGTGCTGGGTTTTGAATACGGTTTTACACTGGCCGAGCCGAATGCTCTGGTTTTGTGGGAGGCCCAGTTTGGTGACTTTGCCAACGGGGCGCAGGTCATTATCGACCAGTTCATTTCATCCGGGGAAGGCAAATGGCTGCGGATGTCGGGGCTGGTGATGTTGTTGCCGCACGGCTATGAAGGGCAGGGGCCGGAGCATTCCTCCGCCCGTCTGGAGCGTTATCTGCAATCGTGCGGTGATGATAACTGGCAGGTTTGCAACTGTACGACGCCGGCGAACTATTTCCATGTTCTGCGTCGTCAGATGCACCGTAATTTCCGCAAGCCGCTTGTCTTGATGACGCCGAAATCGTTGTTGCGGCATAAATTATGTGTGTCCTCGGCCAGTGATTTTATCGGTTCTTCGACCTTCCACCGTGTTCTGAAAGACGATGATACCGGGAAGCTGGCGGCTGATAAGAGCATCAAGCGTGTCGTGCTGTGTACGGGCAAGGTTTACTACGATATTCTGGAAGAGCGGCGGACGCGGAAGCTGAAAGATACGGTCATTTTGCGTCTGGAACAGCTCTACCCGTTCCCTTACGGAGCGCTGGAGGAAGAGTTGAAGAAATATCCGAATGCCAAGGTGGTATGGTGTCAGGAAGAACCCCGCAATATGGGGGCCTGGACCTTTGTTAATGAACGGATTGAGGAAACGTTGCTGCGTTGCAAGCATAAAGCCGGACGCCCGGTTTATGCCGGACGGCCAGATGCCGCGTCTCCTGCGACCGGGATGAACAAGCGCCACCAGCTTGAACAGATGCGGCTGGTCGATGAAGCGTTGACCCTCTAA